A stretch of the Archangium violaceum genome encodes the following:
- a CDS encoding tetratricopeptide repeat protein has translation MRRTLLLSLLLLASVANAQDKKAPRDANLGKKSSTAVVDKSLAGDISRKKEKQDNAPALQYDQFRLGVETQVASKRREQIESLKKIISLSADPKEQPALLFRLGELYWEESKFYFFEANRKDDELLEAMNRGDSAGQSRAKAGKAELLTRQKQYGKLALEQYTKIVQEYPDFERSDEVLFFLGTYLMEDGQARKALVAFKRLVEKYPKSKYIPDAYLAFGEYYFNSSKGKRADLEKALAAYKKAAEYPESQVYAFALYKQGWCYFNLADYANAKDKWKTVVLYGELAGAQAVEKDGNAKKSNSLVREARTDYVRAYAREGDVMLAREDFSKVATNPDDRFAMMRTLANMYYGDGKDREAAITYNSLIKEKPLSPEAPGFQGRIVDIVLRMGNKERTVTQVRRLVKIMKEVEGSGVIKEEKDKKALAEAKDLAERTLSNLAVTWHNEAKKTREEATFGYADMIYSDYLTLFPESPKAYDLRFFWAELLNDNLQKYDKAAANYTLVVLQDVKQLEAKDEQGKPKPGKPGKWLNNAAYNAVLAYDEMVKDAEAKGMFKAEDTKDIRKKATIPQAKKDLLEACERYLKYVTKGDKRVEIAFKAANIYYRHNHFDEAVLRFSEIALGHPEYKFETGERAGEIAANLVLDSYNLLEDWSKVNEWARRFYNNDKLASGKFREDLSKVIEQSAFKLVSQLEAKNQFAKAAEAYLSFVADFPQTEIADVALFNASVDYYKAKMLDKAIQVRQRIIEQYPSSRFVPECIYNNAEALEAIGDFQESADVYEQYVRGYEASKNGGSVARAAPARAKKGRGRGRAAAAPVSSKPGQPQKWDESKAQVALFNAATYREGLGQFKQALALREHYLELWPKAKDAEDILLSIITLHEKTGNYFKAIGQLEEYERLYMRSPSKFLMAEGRIVDIYENKLRRARDTERLYNRILDYYEKLPRRLQQSLEKPALEAVGRAQYRSVEPDFQFYSRLKLSWGRPPSPDKLKASIREKNDSRAFVEKKYVQTVQIGAAEPAICALNRIGLIYDNFADKISNAPMPPGIDEETENALRDEFANQAQPLKDSAAEAFSNAVAKSRELDVFNNCAAESLKMLRDTYRPELFPTMFEETVALSKGRDLAIGGDVLAAIQDVPPPVVETASSEQGKTQEVVEDVSDLARRLQQQTATQVDGPSAPTKEGTPKRAGTDEQEPEDFL, from the coding sequence ATGCGCCGTACGCTCCTCCTCAGCCTCCTGCTCCTGGCTTCGGTCGCCAACGCGCAGGACAAGAAAGCGCCGCGCGACGCCAACCTCGGCAAGAAGAGCTCCACTGCCGTGGTGGACAAGTCGCTCGCGGGCGACATCAGCCGCAAGAAGGAGAAGCAGGACAACGCGCCCGCCCTCCAATACGACCAGTTCCGCCTCGGCGTGGAGACGCAGGTCGCCTCCAAGCGCCGCGAGCAGATCGAGTCGCTCAAGAAGATCATCTCCCTCTCGGCGGACCCGAAGGAGCAGCCCGCGCTCCTCTTCCGCCTGGGCGAGCTGTACTGGGAGGAGTCGAAGTTCTACTTCTTCGAGGCGAACCGGAAGGACGACGAGCTCCTCGAGGCGATGAACCGCGGTGACTCCGCCGGCCAGAGCCGCGCGAAGGCGGGCAAGGCCGAGCTGCTCACCCGGCAGAAGCAGTACGGCAAGCTCGCGCTCGAGCAGTACACGAAGATCGTCCAGGAGTACCCGGACTTCGAGCGCTCGGACGAGGTGCTCTTCTTCCTGGGCACCTATCTCATGGAGGATGGCCAGGCCCGCAAGGCGCTGGTGGCCTTCAAGCGCCTGGTGGAGAAGTACCCCAAGTCCAAGTACATCCCCGACGCCTACCTGGCCTTCGGCGAGTACTACTTCAACAGCTCGAAGGGCAAGCGCGCGGACCTGGAGAAGGCGCTCGCCGCCTACAAGAAGGCCGCCGAGTACCCCGAGAGCCAGGTGTACGCCTTCGCCCTCTACAAGCAGGGCTGGTGCTACTTCAACCTCGCCGACTACGCGAACGCCAAGGACAAGTGGAAGACGGTGGTCCTCTACGGCGAGCTGGCGGGCGCGCAGGCCGTGGAGAAGGACGGCAACGCCAAGAAGAGCAACTCGCTGGTGCGTGAGGCCCGCACCGACTACGTCCGCGCCTACGCGCGCGAGGGCGACGTGATGCTCGCCCGCGAGGACTTCTCCAAGGTCGCCACCAACCCGGACGACCGCTTCGCGATGATGCGGACGCTGGCGAACATGTACTACGGCGATGGCAAGGACCGCGAGGCGGCCATCACCTACAACTCCCTCATCAAGGAGAAGCCCCTGTCGCCCGAGGCTCCGGGCTTCCAGGGCCGCATCGTCGACATCGTCCTGCGCATGGGCAACAAGGAGCGCACCGTCACGCAGGTGCGCCGGCTCGTGAAGATCATGAAGGAGGTCGAGGGCTCCGGCGTCATCAAGGAGGAGAAGGACAAGAAGGCGCTCGCGGAGGCCAAGGATCTGGCCGAGCGCACCCTGTCCAACCTGGCCGTCACCTGGCACAACGAGGCCAAGAAGACGCGCGAGGAGGCCACGTTCGGCTACGCCGACATGATCTACTCGGACTACCTCACGCTCTTCCCCGAGAGCCCCAAGGCGTACGACCTGCGCTTCTTCTGGGCCGAGCTCCTCAACGACAACCTCCAGAAGTACGACAAGGCCGCGGCCAACTACACGCTCGTCGTTTTGCAGGACGTGAAGCAGCTGGAGGCCAAGGACGAGCAGGGCAAACCCAAGCCGGGCAAGCCGGGCAAGTGGCTGAACAACGCCGCGTACAACGCCGTGCTCGCCTATGACGAGATGGTGAAGGACGCCGAGGCCAAGGGGATGTTCAAGGCCGAGGACACCAAGGACATCCGCAAGAAGGCCACCATCCCGCAGGCCAAGAAGGATCTGCTGGAGGCCTGCGAGCGCTACCTCAAGTACGTGACCAAGGGCGACAAGCGGGTGGAGATCGCCTTCAAGGCGGCCAACATCTACTACCGCCACAACCACTTCGACGAGGCGGTGCTGCGCTTCAGCGAGATCGCGCTCGGTCACCCGGAGTACAAGTTCGAGACCGGCGAGCGCGCGGGCGAGATCGCCGCCAACCTGGTGCTCGACTCGTACAACCTGCTCGAGGACTGGTCGAAGGTGAACGAGTGGGCGCGGCGCTTCTACAACAACGACAAGCTCGCCTCCGGCAAGTTCCGCGAGGACCTGTCCAAGGTCATCGAGCAGTCGGCCTTCAAACTGGTGAGCCAGCTCGAGGCGAAGAACCAGTTCGCCAAGGCGGCCGAGGCCTACCTGTCCTTCGTGGCGGACTTCCCGCAGACGGAGATCGCCGACGTGGCGCTCTTCAACGCCTCGGTGGACTACTACAAGGCGAAGATGCTGGATAAGGCCATCCAGGTCCGCCAGCGCATCATCGAGCAGTACCCGTCCTCTCGCTTCGTGCCCGAGTGCATCTACAACAACGCGGAGGCGCTGGAGGCCATCGGTGACTTCCAGGAGTCCGCGGACGTGTACGAGCAGTACGTGCGCGGCTACGAGGCCAGCAAGAACGGTGGCTCCGTGGCCCGGGCCGCTCCCGCGCGCGCCAAGAAGGGCAGGGGCAGGGGCAGGGCCGCTGCCGCCCCGGTCTCCAGCAAGCCCGGCCAGCCGCAGAAGTGGGACGAGTCCAAGGCCCAGGTCGCCCTCTTCAACGCGGCCACCTACCGCGAGGGTCTCGGCCAGTTCAAGCAGGCGCTGGCCCTGCGCGAGCACTACCTGGAGCTGTGGCCCAAGGCGAAGGACGCCGAGGACATCCTGCTCTCCATCATCACCCTGCACGAGAAGACGGGGAACTACTTCAAGGCCATTGGCCAGCTCGAGGAGTACGAGCGCCTCTACATGCGCAGCCCGAGCAAGTTCCTGATGGCCGAGGGCCGCATCGTCGACATCTACGAGAACAAGCTGCGCCGCGCGAGGGACACCGAGCGCCTCTACAACCGCATCCTCGACTACTACGAGAAGCTGCCGCGCCGTCTGCAGCAGTCCCTGGAGAAGCCGGCGCTGGAGGCGGTGGGCCGCGCCCAGTACCGCAGCGTGGAGCCGGACTTCCAGTTCTACTCGCGGTTGAAGCTCTCCTGGGGCAGGCCGCCGAGCCCCGACAAGCTCAAGGCCTCCATCCGCGAGAAGAACGACTCGCGCGCCTTCGTGGAGAAGAAGTACGTGCAGACGGTGCAGATCGGCGCGGCCGAGCCCGCCATCTGCGCCCTGAACCGCATCGGTCTCATCTACGACAACTTCGCGGACAAGATCTCCAACGCGCCCATGCCCCCCGGCATCGACGAGGAGACCGAGAACGCCCTGCGCGATGAGTTCGCCAACCAGGCCCAGCCCCTCAAGGACAGCGCCGCCGAGGCCTTCAGCAACGCGGTGGCCAAGAGCCGGGAGCTGGACGTGTTCAACAACTGCGCGGCCGAGAGCTTGAAGATGCTGCGCGACACCTACCGCCCGGAGCTCTTCCCGACGATGTTCGAGGAGACGGTGGCTCTCTCCAAGGGCCGCGACCTGGCCATCGGCGGCGATGTGCTCGCCGCCATCCAGGACGTGCCGCCGCCCGTCGTCGAGACGGCCTCGTCCGAGCAGGGCAAGACCCAGGAAGTGGTCGAGGACGTTTCGGATCTCGCCAGGCGGCTCCAGCAGCAGACGGCCACCCAGGTCGATGGCCCCTCCGCTCCCACCAAGGAGGGCACGCCCAAGCGGGCCGGGACGGATGAGCAGGAACCGGAGGACTTCCTCTAA